A single genomic interval of Clostridia bacterium harbors:
- a CDS encoding MBL fold metallo-hydrolase: MNIKTITTDLVQSNTYIITSNKSAVIIDPSGTDKIFFKIESCLKDIRLKAVLFTHGHFDHVALGHKYEGKVPIYIHKLDSFMLNSDQNLGEDFGYAVKPCKADVLLNGGEVLKFDDITVKVLHTPGHTQGSVCFVIDNYIFSGDTLFRSSIGRTDFEGGSQTAILKSINCLFMLDGDYVVYPGHGEPTTLRYEQKTNPYI, translated from the coding sequence ATGAATATAAAAACAATTACGACAGACCTTGTTCAGAGCAACACATATATAATAACATCTAATAAATCAGCTGTTATAATTGATCCGTCAGGTACGGACAAAATCTTTTTTAAGATTGAAAGCTGTCTTAAGGATATTAGATTAAAGGCCGTATTGTTTACACACGGACATTTTGACCACGTAGCATTGGGACATAAATATGAAGGAAAAGTTCCTATTTATATCCATAAGCTGGACAGTTTTATGCTAAATTCAGACCAAAACTTAGGTGAAGATTTTGGATATGCTGTTAAGCCTTGCAAGGCTGATGTTTTGTTAAACGGCGGAGAGGTGCTAAAATTTGATGATATTACAGTCAAGGTTTTGCATACGCCTGGTCATACCCAAGGTTCTGTTTGTTTTGTAATAGATAATTATATTTTTTCAGGAGATACATTATTTAGAAGCAGCATTGGTCGAACTGACTTTGAAGGCGGTAGCCAAACTGCTATTCTAAAATCCATTAACTGCCTGTTTATGCTAGACGGTGATTATGTCGTTTATCCTGGACACGGCGAGCCTACAACATTAAGATATGAGCAAAAAACTAACCCCTACATTTAA
- the hemZ gene encoding coproporphyrinogen dehydrogenase HemZ has translation MSKKLTPTFNINIPKILTDTEDIIRLFFKDYKRGTQGDFFIDQAITFESDLVISVIKTDFSGESQEFTDTQQFLYVKGSLDYLKYLKRFAKNALYRVLKSLTGKILPWGSVTGVRPTRLAYELKESGIEENNIESILQKDFDIFPSKSRILNQILKAQEGIYTVDKNAVNLYVNVPVCTTRCSYCSFISSELKRCQNLLDKYSELVSQEIKYCLELLQSQNKYIRTVYIGGGTPTSLDIMQLDKILSVIPKNTLEFTVEAGRPDTITKEKLDLLASHNVTRISINPQTFSDKVLKAIGREHSTQDVIEAYNLTKQNYNFVINMDLIAGLPEDDFDGFKDTINKTLVLRPDNITVHTLALKNGSVLKQQDYNNLVLIDDMVDFAYNRITQSGYTPYYLYRQKNMLGNLENTGYCLPNKQCINNIDTMEESISVIACGAGAISKCLFGGGRIERSPNVKHIDEYISRFDEMLKRKSDLFQI, from the coding sequence ATGAGCAAAAAACTAACCCCTACATTTAATATCAACATACCCAAGATTTTGACCGATACCGAGGACATAATCAGACTGTTTTTCAAAGATTACAAACGCGGCACTCAAGGCGATTTTTTTATAGACCAAGCTATAACATTTGAATCCGATTTGGTTATTAGCGTCATAAAAACTGATTTCAGCGGAGAATCTCAAGAGTTTACAGACACTCAGCAGTTTTTATATGTAAAAGGTTCGTTAGATTATTTAAAATATCTCAAAAGATTTGCCAAAAATGCGCTTTATAGGGTATTAAAAAGCCTTACAGGCAAAATATTGCCCTGGGGCAGTGTTACAGGCGTGCGTCCGACAAGACTTGCTTATGAACTTAAAGAAAGCGGTATTGAAGAAAATAATATAGAGTCTATTTTGCAAAAAGACTTTGATATATTCCCGTCAAAGTCTAGGATTTTGAATCAGATTTTAAAAGCCCAAGAAGGCATATATACAGTTGACAAAAATGCTGTCAATTTATATGTCAATGTTCCTGTATGCACAACAAGATGCAGCTATTGTTCATTTATTTCTTCCGAACTAAAAAGATGCCAAAACTTGCTTGATAAATACAGCGAATTGGTTTCGCAAGAGATAAAATACTGCCTTGAACTTTTGCAATCTCAAAATAAATATATCCGAACTGTATATATAGGCGGCGGAACGCCTACTTCACTTGATATTATGCAGCTTGATAAAATTTTATCAGTGATACCTAAAAACACGCTTGAATTTACCGTAGAAGCAGGCAGACCGGATACAATAACCAAAGAAAAACTGGATTTGCTGGCAAGTCATAATGTAACACGCATCAGCATCAATCCCCAGACTTTTTCGGATAAGGTTTTGAAAGCTATCGGCAGAGAACACAGCACCCAAGATGTTATTGAAGCTTATAATCTAACAAAGCAAAATTATAACTTTGTAATTAATATGGATCTTATAGCGGGTTTGCCCGAAGATGATTTTGACGGTTTCAAGGATACCATTAATAAGACATTGGTGCTAAGACCTGATAATATCACTGTGCATACTTTGGCATTAAAAAATGGTTCTGTTTTGAAACAGCAGGATTATAATAACTTAGTTCTTATCGATGACATGGTAGACTTTGCTTATAATAGAATAACACAATCAGGATATACTCCTTATTATCTCTATCGCCAAAAAAATATGCTTGGCAACCTAGAAAACACAGGCTATTGTTTGCCCAATAAGCAATGCATCAATAATATAGATACGATGGAAGAAAGTATCTCAGTAATAGCCTGCGGTGCGGGAGCTATAAGCAAATGCCTGTTTGGCGGCGGGAGGATAGAGCGCAGTCCCAATGTAAAACATATAGACGAATACATCAGCCGTTTTGATGAGATGTTAAAACGAAAATCAGATTTGTTTCAAATTTGA
- the rpsO gene encoding 30S ribosomal protein S15, whose protein sequence is MDKNLKQEIISKFARKEGDTGSPEVQIALLTERINHLNEHLNVHKKDYHSRRGLLQMVGTRRSLLNYLKKVDIDRYRDIIEKLDIRK, encoded by the coding sequence ATGGATAAAAATTTAAAACAAGAAATCATCTCTAAATTCGCAAGAAAGGAAGGAGACACAGGTTCACCTGAAGTACAAATCGCATTGCTTACAGAGAGAATCAATCATCTCAATGAGCATCTCAACGTTCACAAAAAAGACTATCATTCAAGACGTGGTCTTTTGCAAATGGTTGGTACAAGAAGAAGTCTTCTAAATTATCTCAAAAAGGTGGACATTGATCGTTATAGAGATATTATCGAGAAGTTAGATATAAGAAAATAA
- a CDS encoding polyribonucleotide nucleotidyltransferase, whose amino-acid sequence MELGQVFKTEFCGRELTVEVGKYAELSNGSCIVRCGDTVVLTNVTMADAPREGIDFFPLGVDFEEKMYAVGKIPGGFKRREGRASDKAILVSRLIDRPIRPLFPKGFFNDVAVVCTALSVDTNIPPEVYAMIGSSIALSISDIPFYGPTGSVVVGYVDGKYVLNPDTEARSKSQMHVYVSGTKDAIMMVEAGANIVSEDVMLDGILFAHEEIKKLVAFQEEIVKAVGKPKKQIEYYTIPDEINVAVREYADKKLDEALDTFDRATREENQENLKKDVLDHFKDTYPDKAREIGDVLYNMTKEKVRAKILNQGIRPDGRKLTEIRKIWCETSILPRVHGSAVFTRGQTQALSTATLGTISEVQKLEGLDEENFKRYMHHYNFPPYCTGEAKPLKSPGRREIGHGALAERALEPVIPPESEFPYAIRTVSEILSSNGSTSQASVCGSCLALMDAGVPIKAPVAGIAMGLIKDEESHKVAILSDIQGLEDFLGDMDFKVAGTSEGITAIQMDIKIKGIDKEILKTALEQARVGRLHILGKMLEVLPAPRPQLSKYAPKIISFDISPDKIGDVIGKGGKVINKIIEETGVKIDINDDGKVMIASLDLNQAELAKNKILAITVDPEVGFQYQCFINRILDFGAFAEIAPGKDGLIHISKLADHRVEKVTDVVNVGDEVIVEVIKIDNEKNRIDLKLVKKLS is encoded by the coding sequence ATGGAATTAGGACAAGTTTTCAAGACAGAGTTCTGCGGAAGGGAATTAACTGTAGAAGTAGGAAAGTATGCTGAACTCAGTAACGGTTCGTGTATTGTTAGATGTGGAGATACCGTTGTCTTGACTAACGTAACAATGGCAGATGCCCCCAGGGAAGGAATTGATTTTTTCCCGCTGGGTGTTGACTTTGAAGAAAAGATGTATGCCGTGGGAAAAATTCCCGGAGGTTTCAAACGACGCGAAGGTCGTGCAAGTGATAAGGCAATTTTGGTCAGCAGACTTATAGATAGACCTATTAGACCATTATTCCCCAAAGGATTTTTTAACGATGTAGCGGTAGTATGTACTGCGCTTTCAGTAGATACCAATATACCCCCTGAAGTTTATGCAATGATAGGTTCTTCTATTGCATTGTCAATTTCAGATATACCTTTTTATGGACCTACTGGCTCGGTGGTTGTTGGTTATGTTGACGGCAAGTATGTTCTTAACCCTGATACCGAGGCCCGCTCAAAATCCCAAATGCATGTTTATGTAAGCGGAACAAAAGACGCTATCATGATGGTTGAAGCAGGCGCAAACATCGTAAGCGAAGATGTAATGCTAGATGGTATCTTGTTTGCTCATGAAGAAATCAAAAAATTAGTAGCTTTTCAAGAAGAAATTGTAAAAGCTGTCGGCAAGCCTAAAAAGCAGATTGAATATTATACTATTCCTGATGAAATCAATGTAGCAGTTAGAGAATATGCCGATAAGAAACTTGATGAAGCGCTTGACACATTTGACCGTGCTACAAGAGAAGAAAATCAAGAAAATCTTAAGAAAGATGTTTTGGATCATTTCAAGGACACTTATCCTGACAAAGCTAGAGAAATCGGCGATGTCTTGTATAATATGACCAAAGAAAAGGTAAGAGCCAAGATACTAAATCAAGGAATTCGTCCTGACGGCAGAAAGCTTACCGAAATCAGAAAGATTTGGTGCGAAACATCAATTTTGCCCAGAGTTCACGGCAGTGCGGTATTTACAAGAGGACAGACTCAAGCACTTTCAACAGCTACTTTGGGAACAATTAGCGAAGTTCAAAAACTTGAAGGTTTAGACGAAGAAAACTTCAAGAGATATATGCACCACTATAACTTCCCGCCTTATTGCACAGGCGAAGCAAAGCCTCTAAAGAGCCCTGGCAGAAGAGAAATAGGACACGGAGCTTTAGCAGAGCGTGCATTGGAACCTGTTATTCCGCCCGAATCTGAATTCCCTTATGCAATCAGAACAGTAAGTGAAATTTTGAGCTCAAACGGTTCAACTTCACAAGCAAGTGTTTGCGGCTCATGCCTTGCATTGATGGATGCTGGCGTGCCTATAAAAGCACCTGTTGCTGGTATTGCTATGGGTCTTATTAAGGACGAAGAATCTCACAAAGTTGCTATATTGTCTGATATTCAGGGACTTGAAGATTTCTTAGGCGATATGGACTTTAAAGTTGCAGGAACATCTGAAGGCATAACTGCAATTCAAATGGATATAAAAATCAAAGGTATCGATAAAGAAATTCTAAAGACCGCTTTGGAACAGGCAAGAGTAGGCAGATTGCATATTTTGGGCAAGATGCTTGAAGTTTTACCTGCTCCTAGACCTCAATTATCAAAATACGCTCCTAAGATTATTTCTTTTGATATTTCACCCGATAAGATTGGCGATGTAATCGGTAAGGGCGGCAAAGTTATCAATAAGATTATTGAGGAAACAGGCGTTAAGATTGATATCAATGACGATGGCAAGGTTATGATCGCATCCTTAGACCTTAATCAGGCTGAACTTGCTAAGAACAAAATCTTGGCTATAACAGTTGATCCTGAGGTTGGATTCCAGTATCAATGCTTTATCAACCGTATATTAGATTTTGGCGCTTTTGCTGAAATAGCTCCCGGAAAAGACGGCTTAATTCACATAAGCAAATTAGCCGATCACCGCGTAGAAAAGGTTACAGATGTTGTTAACGTAGGCGATGAGGTTATTGTTGAAGTAATCAAAATCGACAACGAAAAGAACAGAATAGACCTAAAACTAGTTAAGAAATTGAGCTAA